Sequence from the [Clostridium] scindens genome:
AATTCTTCCGATCCAGATTGCCAGTCGGCTCATCTGCCAGCAGAATCGCCGGGTGGTAAATCAGGCTTCTGGCAATCGCAACTCTCTGCTGCTGCCCTCCTGATAGTTCGCTTGGCAGATGGCTTAAGCGGTCGGCAATTCCAAGCGCCGTGACAAGCTGCTCGAACCGTTCCTCATCAGGCTTCTGGTTATCCAGCAATACCGGAAGCAGGATATTCTTGCGCACATTCAGCGTGGGAATCAGGTTATAGAACTGGTACACCAGCCCCACCTTCCGTCTCCGGAAGGCGGCAAGCTGTTCCGGTCCAAGGCTCGAGATGTCTGTATCCTCAATATAAATGCTTCCGCTGGTGGGCCGGTCTACCCCTCCCAGCATGTGAAGCAGCGTTGATTTGCCGGAGCCGGATGCCCCGATAATTGCGGTAAAGCTTCCCCGTTCCAAAGAAAAACTGACATCCTTAAGCGCAGTTACGGTATTCGAACCGCTGCCATATATTTTTGTAAGATGACTGCAGCGTAGTATTTCCATAGTCGTGTATCTCCTTTCCTGTTCGATACTAACATAATAGCCAGGAAAAGTGACAGGAAAGTGACAAGGACCTTGTTTGTCTTCCTATAGCAGAAGGATTCAAAGCCTGAAAGAATAAAGA
This genomic interval carries:
- a CDS encoding ABC transporter ATP-binding protein; the encoded protein is MEILRCSHLTKIYGSGSNTVTALKDVSFSLERGSFTAIIGASGSGKSTLLHMLGGVDRPTSGSIYIEDTDISSLGPEQLAAFRRRKVGLVYQFYNLIPTLNVRKNILLPVLLDNQKPDEERFEQLVTALGIADRLSHLPSELSGGQQQRVAIARSLIYHPAILLADEPTGNLDRKNSEETIELLKLSNRRYGQTILLITHDEKTALMADRVITLEDGKILHDEVVG